The following are encoded together in the Candida orthopsilosis Co 90-125, chromosome 5 draft sequence genome:
- a CDS encoding Mrf1 protein (S. cerevisiae homolog MRF1 has translation release factor activity, has role in mitochondrial translational termination and localizes to mitochondrion) has protein sequence MFQRIRCLLPRFRLYSTVGQVSETVLPQLHPLLIQRAVFLQNEHKELSKKLDSYDPELQIQFDRISQIMDKYEKFISLSGEISELSKIKDHELIEDAKVEIQSLVPQLQELCNELKNKLLPPVKYAECKTMVELRPGVGGNEASLFTEDLLQMYVNFAMFKNWKYKIVSTGKTSSGFINEAILSIDEPGSYDILRHESGVHRVQRVPETEAKGRIHTSTAAVVILPKLSDGNEQSLRNDELQFKPGEVRIDTMRASGKGGQHVNTTDSAVRLVHIPTGIIVTQQDERSQPQNKAKAFAILRSRLAERDRIEELEKQKNLRTSQVKTTDRSDKIRTYNYPQNRITDHRCGYSLHDIDGCMKGEKLQDIINKVKEVEYKERMDEMVSAQSTGETVEG, from the coding sequence ATGTTCCAACGTATACGATGTCTTCTACCGAGGTTTAGACTTTATTCCACTGTCGGTCAAGTTTCAGAGACTGTGCTACCCCAACTTCACCCATTGTTAATTCAACGTGCTGTTTTTCTACAAAATGAACATAAAGAATTGTCGAAAAAGTTAGACTCGTATGACCCAGAGCTTCAGATCCAGTTTGATAGGATATCTCAAATCATGGACAAGTATGAAAAGTTTATCTCACTCAGTGGTGAAATCTCAGaactttccaaaataaAAGACCACGAATTAATTGAGGATGCCAAAGTGGAGATACAATCCTTAGTACCACAGTTGCAAGAGTTGTgtaatgaattgaaaaataaattgttgcCCCCAGTAAAATACGCTGAATGTAAAACAATGGTTGAATTGAGACCGGGGGTTGGAGGGAATGAAGCTAGTTTATTTACCGAGGATCTATTACAAATGTAtgtcaattttgcaatgttcaaaaattggaaatacAAGATTGTATCAACGGGGAAGACCTCTAGTggattcatcaatgaagcGATATTATCCATTGATGAACCCGGGTCATATGACATACTACGTCACGAAAGTGGTGTCCATAGAGTGCAAAGAGTGCCAGAAACTGAAGCAAAGGGGCGGATTCATACATCGACAGCAGCTGTGGTTATTCTCCCTAAGTTATCTGATGGGAATGAGCAAAGTTTACGTAACGATGAACTCCAATTCAAACCAGGAGAAGTGAGAATCGATACAATGAGAGCAAGTGGTAAAGGAGGTCAACATGTGAACACCACCGATTCGGCAGTTCGATTAGTGCATATTCCCACCGGAATAATAGTCACCCAACAAGATGAAAGGTCACAGCCACAAAATAAAGCTAAAGCGTTTGCTATTTTGCGTAGTCGATTAGCAGAACGTGATCGtattgaagagttggagAAGCAAAAGAATCTTCGAACTTCGCAAGTAAAAACCACTGACCGAAGTGACAAGATAAGAACTTACAACTACCCCCAGAACAGGATCACTGACCATAGATGTGGCTATAGTTTACACGATATTGACGGGTGTATGAAGGGAGAAAAATTGCAAGACATTATAAATAAAGTGAAAGAAGTAGAGTATAAGGAGAGGATGGATGAGATGGTAAGTGCTCAATCCACAGGTGAAACTGTTGAGGGTTAG
- a CDS encoding mitochondrial membrane protein, protein MFTTLTGPSMLSRRLLLSRSVLKPTTPLSLRCYSSDPFPIKQTQSKKVGEPTSKFGKLVKYVQSQYFQDKTMPRIYLSAIIVSFIPLYFYMRDRYYEDKQLKVIREKYANDPKSLSEYEYLALKSLSQSDKLRPLEQKKYKIYQLMRKEFRRKNFLSGEMFNPTPEELDEWYSKQARFSSKKKKAPVLQDVSEEYKVNFDNSSIAAPEDTTDFYDSKAKEYDDAVKWEERGIFMGIRRRWLMSHVKGDVLEVSCGTGRNIPYLSSYIDKIRSVTFLDSSKNMVEVTKEKFEKAFPNFKKVAFTQGKAEDLLKMAPDDNSLKYDTVVEAFGLCCHEDPVQVLRNMAKLLKPGGRIILLEHGRSKWDFINNHLDFRSEKRMKKWKCRWNLDIGELVDEANLDITLEKRAHLSTTWMLVLKRPEDPITLDEKPFLDKLFGRETKSFRK, encoded by the coding sequence ATGTTCACAACATTGACAGGGCCTTCGATGTTGTCAAGGAGATTGCTACTAAGTCGTAGTGTGCTTAAACCTACTACACCTTTACTGCTCCGCTGCTACTCATCTGACCCATTCCCAATCAAACAAACCCAATCAAAGAAAGTTGGAGAGCCAACATCTAAATTCGGCAAATTAGTCAAATATGTTCAATCTCAGTACTTCCAAGACAAGACTATGCCGAGGATCTATCTCAGTGCTATAATAGTGTCATTTATTCCGTTGTACTTTTACATGAGAGATCGTTATTACGAAGACAAACAGCTTAAAGTCATTCGTGAAAAATATGCCAATGATCCCAAATCATTGAGCGAGTATGAGTATCTAGCGTTGAAGTCTTTGAGTCAATCTGATAAGCTTAGACCGTTGGAGCAgaaaaagtacaaaattTACCAGCTTATGAGAAAAGAATTCAGACGTAAGAATTTCTTGTCCGGGGAGATGTTCAACCCTACCCCAGAGGAATTAGACGAATGGTATCTGAAACAAGCTAGATTCAGTagcaaaaaaaagaaggcGCCGGTATTGCAAGATGTTCTGGAAGAATATAAAGtcaattttgacaattCATCCATTGCTGCACCTGAAGACACGACAGACTTTTATGATTCTAAAGCAAAGGAATATGACGACGCTGTTAAATGGGAAGAACGTGGTATTTTCATGGGTatcagaagaagatggtTGATGTCTCATGTCAAAGGTGATGTTTTGGAGGTTTCTTGTGGAACAGGTAGAAACATCCCTTACTTGTCTTCGTATATCGACAAAATCAGATCAGTTACATTCCTTGACTCATCAAAGAATATGGTTGAAGTTACAAaggaaaagtttgaaaaagcGTTCCCCAATTTTAAAAAGGTTGCATTTACTCAAGGAAAAGCTGaagatttattgaaaatggcACCTGATGacaattctttgaaatatgatactgttgttgaagcatTTGGTTTGTGTTGTCACGAGGATCCGGTGCAGGTTTTGAGGAATATGGCAAAATTGCTTAAACCAGGAGGAAGGATCATTTTGCTTGAACATGGAAGATCAAAGTGggatttcatcaataaccATTTGGACTTCAGATCTGAAAAGAGaatgaagaaatggaaATGTAGATGGAACTTGGATATTGGAGAGTTAGTTGATGAGGCTAACCTAGACATTACTTTGGAGAAAAGAGCACATTTGAGCACTACTTGgatgttggtgttgaaacGACCAGAAGACCCCATTACTTTAGATGAAAAGCCGTTTTTAGACAAGTTGTTTGgaagagaaacaaaatcattcaGAAAATAA
- a CDS encoding Rpn6 26S proteasome subunit, protein MPEQALIEEAREAVNNKQYDVAETKYQKFLEDSRQEPSTSAKVLQLQENAILELGKIYKILLQPQKLSQLLTDSRQLLGNFAKSKTAKIVRTLIEYFDNLTDALDVQIDATRKSIDWAVESKLSFLRQNLQLKLSDLLYQKHQYHEALKYINELLREYKKLDDKSSLVEVQLLESKIYHALRNIAKSKAALTSARTSANSIYCPTLLQAELDCQSGILNMEDKDYKTAFSYFYESFEGFNSQQSDENSKTAVKVLKYMLLSKIMLNLIDDVNNILKNKNVVQYQSKDIDAMKSIAVAYSNRSLKEFESSLIQYSAELKSDEIIKNHFNSLYDQLLQVNLLKIIESYECVELEHIAKVIGLNVKQVEGKLSQMILDKVFYGVLDQGNGWLVIYDEPKKDAAYEASLDLVKNLSGVVDLLYEKATALN, encoded by the coding sequence ATGCCAGAACAAGCATTGATAGAAGAGGCAAGAGAGGcagtcaacaacaagcaatATGATGTTGCGGAGACAAAGTACCAAAAATTTCTAGAGGACTCAAGACAAGAACCTTCCACGTCGGCCAAAGTGTTACAACTTCAAGAAAATGCCATTTTAGAGTTGGgaaagatttacaaaatattGCTTCAACCTCAAAAGCTTTCACAATTGCTAACAGATTCCAGACAACTTCTTGGGAACTTTGCCAAGTCAAAGACTGCTAAAATTGTCAGAACTTTGATTGAGTATTTTGACAACTTGACTGATGCATTGGATGTACAAATCGATGCCACAAggaaatcaattgactgGGCAGTGGAATCAAAGTTATCCTTTTTAAGGCAAAActtgcaattgaaactcAGTGACCTCTTGTACCAAAAGCACCAATACCATGAAGCATTGAAGTACATAAATGAGTTGTTGAGAGAATACAAGAAATTAGATGACAAGTCATCATTGGTGGAAGTTCAATTATTGGAGAGTAAGATATACCATGCTTTGCGAAATATTGCAAAGTCCAAAGCAGCTTTGACTAGTGCAAGAACCTCAGCCAACTCAATTTATTGTCCAACGTTATTACAAGCAGAATTGGATTGTCAAAGTGGAATCTTAAACATGGAAGATAAGGACTACAAAACGGCATTTTCATACTTTTACGAAAGCTTCGAAGGATTTAACTCTCAGCAACTGGATGAAAACTCCAAAACCGCCGtcaaagttttgaaatatatgttgttgtcaaaaattatgttgaatttgattgatgatgtcaataatattttgaagaacaaaaacGTGGTTCAATATCAGTCCAAAGACATAGATGCAATGAAGTCGATCGCCGTGGCGTATTCCAATAGATCATTAAAAGAGTTTGAAAGTagtttgattcaatatTCCGCCGAATTGAAATCtgatgaaattatcaaaaaccACTTCAACTCATTGTATGATCAATTGTTACAAGtgaacttgttgaaaattataGAGTCATACGAGTGTGTTGAATTAGAACACATTGCCAAGGTGATTGGGTTAAATGTTAAGCAAGTTGAAGGTAAATTGAGTCAGATGATTTTGGATAAAGTTTTTTACGGAGTCTTGGACCAAGGTAATGGATGGCTTGTCATTTACGACGAACCAAAAAAAGATGCAGCGTATGAAGCTTCGTTGGATTTGGTTAAAAACTTGTCGGGTGTTGTGGACTTGTTGTATGAGAAAGCAACTGCATTAAATTAG
- a CDS encoding Nup84 protein (S. cerevisiae homolog NUP84 has role in mRNA export from nucleus, response to DNA damage stimulus, nuclear envelope organization, nuclear pore organization, chromosome localization and localizes to Nup107-160), with the protein MTYQLQNSALKDESVSVDIQFAKVLENQLSKIRSYKSTTFDDTNNRQQIHPAIEIAQQFGEIASQRALEVKSREINDDIFSQEEFDNWELEMKLWRLVEELYSLRLHPNEVEQNRKVEELASILIWLQENTPDISISDDDNNLNLHDKWSHTRIALSTAQSKETVEKDIGVELVGQLDADAPLRSDKNIHPADEEIDSINLELIYKFVLLGQISSAIDYAKDTGNLAISLILVGALDENDQVDHITRSGDKGKDKSAWTKLVYEVSQNPRLNPSEKLIYTYLSGGDISENLKKASSSYEEYLNVLVKSLLVYHSLENQKQGSFNYIRIPSPQAKSIGEILTIVSTAEGTKAKEESKHPIRIIAASVMINKVNSLIQSVDENTDENILRILTHLAICLALIEPPSNAHVLSTIINFYFSKLSASNQAELIPLYLSFIPDEEEARTLYSSILLSMSDKQERAKQLQAARRIAASVITDDTIIAADDAPKEKLENVLKMAVESVIKETESHYKQSDGIVAIFDEDSEDAVSENDTKLCNAVEWLYDNRMFEDAIEATITVIRRFLLNGKLTSLRRFAEGKNFKNLVSDYNLQNAGIEGDDVSEDKKLELINYENFVEGLRLLNQWRKFTAGKSTYDGSTVEASLDKTTKLMNNLVTNWLKDLSNSLLKEIRTLYVPYLIIELITIYENAREKDWKYLKMAFQLVNQVADDDANDFLECFKASQRLQEFMVRVGQLSTIAAERGLEGIYCL; encoded by the coding sequence ATGACttatcaattgcaaaaccTGGCATTGAAAGATGAATCGGTTAGTGTGGACATTCAGTTCGCAAAAGTGTTGGAAAATCAACTATCCAAGATAAGGTCTTATAAGAGCACCACTTTTGATGATACAAACAATCGGCAACAAATACACCCAGCCATAGAGATTGCTCAACAGTTTGGTGAGATTGCATCACAGAGAGCACTTGAAGTGAAATCACGAGAAATAAATGATGACATATTTTCCCAAGAGGAGTTTGATAATTGGGAACTCGAAATGAAGCTATGGAGATTGGTGGAAGAATTGTACTCCCTTCGTTTACATCCCAATGAGGTTGAACAGAATcgaaaagttgaagagtTGGCAAGtatattgatttggttaCAAGAAAATACTCCAGATATATCAATTTCCGATGACGATAATAATTTGAATCTTCATGACAAGTGGTCACACACCAGGATCGCTCTTAGTACTGCACAGAGCAAAGAAACAGTTGAGAAAGACATCGGTGTTGAGTTGGTGGGACAGCTAGATGCTGATGCACCATTGAGAAGTGATAAAAACATTCATCCGGCTGATGAGGAGATAGACTCAATTAATTTAGAACttatttacaaatttgTACTTTTGGGACAAATTTCAAGCGCTATAGATTATGCTAAAGATACAGGTAACCTTGCAATCTCACTTATTCTTGTTGGAGCgttggatgaaaatgacCAAGTGGATCATATCACCAGGCTGGGAGACAAGGGCAAGGACAAGTCTGCATGGACAAAACTTGTTTACGAAGTGTCACAAAATCCACGGTTGAACCCTTcagaaaagttgatttacACATACTTGAGTGGTGGTGATATAAGCGAAAACTTGAAGAAGGCGTCATCCTCCTACGAAGAGTACTTGAATGTATTGGTTAAGCTGCTTCTTGTATACCATTCTTTGGAAAACCAGAAGCAGGGTTCATTTAATTATATTCGCATACCTTCACCACAGGCAAAGTCTATTGGGGAGATATTGACTATTGTATCTACAGCTGAGGgaacaaaagcaaaagaggAAAGCAAGCACCCAATTAGAATCATAGCAGCTTCGGTGATGATCAACAAGGTaaattcattgattcaaagtGTCGACGAAAATACAGACGAAAACATTCTCAGAATTTTAACACATCTAGCAATTTGCCTTGCATTGATTGAACCACCACTGAATGCACATGTTTTGAGCACAATAATcaacttttatttttcaaaattgtctGCTTCAAACCAAGCTGAATTAATACCACTATATTTGTCATTTATACCAGACGAGGAAGAAGCTCGAACACTTTACTCTTCGATACTTTTATCTATGTCCGACAAACAAGAACGTGCTAAACAACTACAAGCCGCAAGGAGAATTGCTGCATCAGTGATTACAGATGATACTATAATCGCTGCAGATGATGCACCAAAGGAAAAACTCGAGAATGTATTGAAGATGGCCGTTGAAAGTGTGATAAAGGAAACAGAATCTCACTACAAACAAAGCGATGGAATAGTAGcaatttttgatgaagaccTGGAGGATGCTGTTAGTGAAAATGATACTAAGCTATGTAATGCGGTGGAATGGCTTTATGATAATCGCATGTTTGAGGACGCTATTGAGGCGACAATTACAGTTATTCGCCGGTTCCTTTTGAATGGTAAATTGACCAGTTTGAGAAGATTTGCTGAAGGtaaaaatttcaagaatCTTGTTTCGGATTATAATCTTCAAAACGCTGGTATTGAAGGTGACGACGTTAGCGAAGATAAAAAACttgaattgataaattacGAAAACTTTGTCGAGGGGTTGaggttgttgaatcaatggaGAAAATTCACCGCTGGCAAGAGCACATATGATGGATCAACTGTGGAAGCATCACTTGATAAAACAACTAAACTTATGAATAACCTTGTCACAAATTGGCTTAAGGATTTACTGAACTCCTTACTAAAGGAGATTAGAACACTATATGTGCCATACTTGATTATCGAGTTGATTACAATCTATGAAAATGCTAGAGAGAAGGATTGGAAGTATCTCAAAATGGCTTTCCAATTGGTGAACCAAGTTGCTGATGACGACGCTAATGATTTTCTTGAGTGCTTTAAAGCTAGTCAACGGTTACAAGAATTCATGGTTAGAGTTGGAcaattgtcaacaattgctGCTGAACGAGGATTGGAGGGTATATATTGTTTATAA